Genomic DNA from Alkalihalobacterium alkalinitrilicum:
GATCTTGAAGAGTTAAGAAGTCAATTTGAGGAGTAAATGATAAAGAGAGCCAACGATTGAGGTGGTTACCCCTAAAAGTTAGAGTTTTTATTATGCAGCTGATTGGCTGGGTTGAGTTCGGTATTCTACTGGACTTAAACCAGCCACTTTTCCTTTTGATCGTACATGGTTGTACCAGTAGATATATTCTTCAATCCGTCTTTTTAATTCTTCATAGTTTACTAATTCTTCCCCATAATACATTTCTTGCTTTAAAATACCAAAGAAATTCTCCATCGAAGCATTGTCTGCGCAGGTTGCTTTACGTGACATGCTTTGGAATACTTTATTTTCTTTTAATGTCCTCACCCATTGACTGTGCTGGTAATGCCAGCCTTGATCGGAATGGATGGTGGTGCGATAAGTTGCATGATTATTTATTATCTCTATTGTTTCTTTTAAAGGCTCCATGACAAGGTCTAACGTGGGACGTTTCTTGATTTCAAAAGCAATAATTTCCCCGTTATAAAGGTCAAGAATCGGATTTAAATATAACTTCTCTTCGTCTAGACATTTGAATTCTGTAATGTCGGTTACTAATTTTTGTAGAGGGATAGGTGTGCTAAAGCGGCGGGATAATCTGTTTTTCGCTATTCTTCCAACCTTCCCCTTATAAGAATTGTATTTACGAGATTTCCTCATAAATTTCACACACTTTAACCCCAATTCACGCATTATACGATACACTTTTTTATGGTTTATAGAATGTCCTAACTTCTTTAATTCTTTCGTGATCCGTTTATAACCATAACGTTCATGAAACTTTTTAAATAGTTCCGTAATGATTTTTTTAAATTCTGAGTCCGAATCTTCTCTGTCAAAGTTCCCGACATGATAGTGGTAGGTTGCTTCTGGAATTCCCACGACAAGGAGAATATCTTTTAATCGGAATCCATCTTCTTTGAGTTCGAATGCCACCTTTGCTTGTGCTTTTCGTGGAAGGCATTCTGATTCTCTCGAAAAGCTTTCAACTTTTTTAGGTAAGCATTTTCTAGTCGCAATAATTCATTCTCGCGTTCCAGTTCTTCTTCGCGTGTTAACTTCTTCTCTTCTTTTTCATTGGTTTATTGGTGTTTTTAGACATATAAGATCGCCCCTTTAATCTTGGTTTTAGGCCTTCTATCCCTTGTTCATTAAATGTTTTCATCCAACGGTGAATTAATGAAGGATTATTCAATCGAAATTGTTCAGCAGTTTCCTGAAAAGAAGCACCTGTCTCTACCATAAATTGTATCGTATCCATTTTAAATTGAACAGAGTAGGCACCTTTCATTTTTCTTCGCTTTAATCCCTCTATCCCTTTTATTTTATAGGCTCTTACCCAATCTTGTATTGGTGTTTGAGAGGGCATATTATATTTTTTCGCTAGTGACTTATATCCAAGATTTCCATTTAAATACTCGGTAACAAGCTTTATTTTAAATGCTTCACTATATTTGGCCATAAAAACACCCCCGAGAGTTAGATTTTCTACTCTAACTTTCGGGGGTCGGTACCTTGAAGGCTCTCTTTTTTACACGGCAAGACTACTGATTTTTCTTTTTCTTTTTATTATTTTGGCGTTGCTCTTCAGTCAAAGGCTCATTTGCCATTTCTTGACCAAATTTGGAATTATATCCAACGTCTTTTCCTTGTCCTTTAGCAGCATTTGCTCCAGGGATTATGTGATTAGACTTTCTTTTTGTCAATGAAATCACCTCCATTACAGTAGTTTTTCTAAAAACTTAATTTTAATTTCAAAAATTCATTTATTCTTTAAGAATCTTTTGCTATTCTAGAGTAGGGAAAGTGACAAGTAATGAAAAAAAGCGCTTTCGTAATTTTTTTTCCATTTTAGTTACTTTAATACCCCACGATTTCGACAACTTTGTCAATCTGTTATATAATAGTTTTGAGGAGGGAATACATATGACAAATAATACTTTTAACGCACGTTCATCTTTTGAAGCGAATGGTAAAAAGTATGATTACTATCGCCTTCAAGCATTAGAAGAAGCAGGTGTCGGTTCAGTCTCTAAGCTTCCTTATTCAATTAAGGTGTTATTAGAGTCAGTTCTTCGCCAAGAAGATGGTTTCGTAATTAAAAAAGAACACGTAGAAAATCTAGCAAAATGGGGTACTAGCGAATTACAAGATATCGATGTACCTTTTAAACCTTCACGAGTTATCCTTCAAGACTTTACTGGGGTACCATGTGTGGTTGACCTTGCTTCACTTCGTAAAGCAATGGCAGACCTTGGGGGAGATCCACAAAAGATTAACCCTGAAATCCCAGTTGACCTTGTAATTGACCACTCTGTACAAGTTGATAAAGCAGGTACAGCTGATTCATTGAATTTTAATATGGATCTTGAGTTTGCTCGTAACGGAGAGCGCTACCAGTTCTTAAGCTGGGCGCAAAAAGCATTTGATAATTACCGTGCTGTACCACCTGCAACAGGTATCGTACACCAAGTTAACCTTGAGTACTTAGCAAATGTAGTTCACGCTTTAGAACAAGAAGATGGTTCATCTTTAACATTCCCAGATTCATTATTTGGTACAGACTCTCATACAACAATGATCAACGGTATTGGTGTGCTTGGATGGGGTGTTGGTGGAATTGAAGCTGAAGCTGGAATGCTTGGACAACCTTCATACTTCCCAGTACCTGAAGTTATTGGGGTAAAAATTACTGGTTCTCTTCCAAGTGGAACGACAGCTACTGACGTTGCTCTAAAAGTAACGCAAGTGTTACGTGAAAAGAAAGTTGTTGGTAAATTTGTTGAGTTCTACGGTCCTGGCTTAGCTGAAATGCCACTTGCAGACCGAGCAACGATCTCAAATATGGCTCCTGAATATGGTGCTACATGTGGTTTCTTCCCGATCGATAAAGAAGCATTAAACTACATGCGCTTAACAGGTCGTGACGAAGAGCAAATTAAGCTTGTTGAAGAATATTCTAAAGCTAACGGATTATTCTACGTGCCTGGTGAGACGCCAGATCCAACATATACAAGTGTCGTGGAAATCGACCTTTCTGAGATTGAAGCAAATCTTTCTGGTCCTAAGCGTCCTCAAGACTTAATTCCGTTCACCCAAATGCAACCTGAGTTCAAAAGAGCAGTAACGGCTCCAGCTGGAACACAAGGTCTTGGTTTAACTGAAGATGAGTTCAATAAAGAAGTAACAGTTAAACTTGCAAATGGAAATGAAACAACAATGAAAACAGGTGCAATTGCAATTGCTGCGATTACAAGCTGTACGAATACATCTAATCCTTACGTATTAGTTGGTGCAGGGCTTGTTGCTAAAAAAGCGGCTGAAAAAGGCTTACAAGTACCAGAATACGTAAAAACATCATTAGCACCAGGTTCTAAAGTAGTTACAGGATACCTGCAAGACTCTGGATTACTTCCATACCTTGAGCAATTAGGTTTCAACATTGTTGGTTATGGTTGTACAACATGTATCGGTAACTCTGGACCTTTAGCTGATGAAATCGAAAAAGCGGTAGCAGACAACGATTTAACAATAACATCTGTACTTTCTGGTAACCGTAACTTTGAAGGACGTATCCATCCATTAGTTAAAGCTAACTACTTAGCTTCACCACCATTAGTAGTTGCTTATGCTTTAGCTGGTACAGTTGATATCGATCTTAAGAACGATGTAATCGGTCAAGATAAAGATGGTAAAGATGTTTACTTTGATGATATTTGGCCAACTGCTGAAGAAATTAAATCTGTT
This window encodes:
- a CDS encoding IS3 family transposase — encoded protein: MAFELKEDGFRLKDILLVVGIPEATYHYHVGNFDREDSDSEFKKIITELFKKFHERYGYKRITKELKKLGHSINHKKVYRIMRELGLKCVKFMRKSRKYNSYKGKVGRIAKNRLSRRFSTPIPLQKLVTDITEFKCLDEEKLYLNPILDLYNGEIIAFEIKKRPTLDLVMEPLKETIEIINNHATYRTTIHSDQGWHYQHSQWVRTLKENKVFQSMSRKATCADNASMENFFGILKQEMYYGEELVNYEELKRRIEEYIYWYNHVRSKGKVAGLSPVEYRTQPSQSAA
- a CDS encoding helix-turn-helix domain-containing protein is translated as MAKYSEAFKIKLVTEYLNGNLGYKSLAKKYNMPSQTPIQDWVRAYKIKGIEGLKRRKMKGAYSVQFKMDTIQFMVETGASFQETAEQFRLNNPSLIHRWMKTFNEQGIEGLKPRLKGRSYMSKNTNKPMKKKRRS
- the sspO gene encoding small acid-soluble spore protein O — its product is MTKRKSNHIIPGANAAKGQGKDVGYNSKFGQEMANEPLTEEQRQNNKKKKKNQ
- the acnA gene encoding aconitate hydratase AcnA; this encodes MTNNTFNARSSFEANGKKYDYYRLQALEEAGVGSVSKLPYSIKVLLESVLRQEDGFVIKKEHVENLAKWGTSELQDIDVPFKPSRVILQDFTGVPCVVDLASLRKAMADLGGDPQKINPEIPVDLVIDHSVQVDKAGTADSLNFNMDLEFARNGERYQFLSWAQKAFDNYRAVPPATGIVHQVNLEYLANVVHALEQEDGSSLTFPDSLFGTDSHTTMINGIGVLGWGVGGIEAEAGMLGQPSYFPVPEVIGVKITGSLPSGTTATDVALKVTQVLREKKVVGKFVEFYGPGLAEMPLADRATISNMAPEYGATCGFFPIDKEALNYMRLTGRDEEQIKLVEEYSKANGLFYVPGETPDPTYTSVVEIDLSEIEANLSGPKRPQDLIPFTQMQPEFKRAVTAPAGTQGLGLTEDEFNKEVTVKLANGNETTMKTGAIAIAAITSCTNTSNPYVLVGAGLVAKKAAEKGLQVPEYVKTSLAPGSKVVTGYLQDSGLLPYLEQLGFNIVGYGCTTCIGNSGPLADEIEKAVADNDLTITSVLSGNRNFEGRIHPLVKANYLASPPLVVAYALAGTVDIDLKNDVIGQDKDGKDVYFDDIWPTAEEIKSVVEQTVTPELFKREYENVFKSNPRWNEIETTDDALYKWDDESTYIANPPFFENLSPEADEIAPLQGLRVIGKLGDTVTTDHISPAGSFGKETPAGKYLVSKGVEPRDFNSYGSRRGHHEVMMRGTFANIRIRNQVAPGTEGGFTTYWPTDEVMPIYDAAMKYKEDGTGLVILAGKDYGMGSSRDWAAKGTNLLGIKTVIAESYERIHRSNLVLMGVLPLQFKEGESADTLGLTGKETIEVAVTNEVKPRDMVKVTATDEAGKKTEFEVLVRFDSEVEIDYYRHGGILQMVLRNKLASERTKA